The Microtus ochrogaster isolate Prairie Vole_2 chromosome 4, MicOch1.0, whole genome shotgun sequence nucleotide sequence TCTGGGAAATGTCTGCTCAGCCTCCAGAGGCCCTTCCCCCACACCATGGACACTCTCTTGTGGAACTTCAGTGTGTCACATGTTCACTTCCTGCACAACGTATAACACAACTTCTGTGTAGAAATCCCCATATCGGTGTGGTTActcccagcttccttctgcttccttcttcgGGACTGTGCACCCTCAGGGTGTCCACGGTGCCAAGATTCGATCTGTGTGCATCTGTAGACAGCGCGCGGGGATTCACCCTCTCAAATCCAGCTGGCCGTTCATTTCTCTCCTTTGGCATTCAAGGGACACTTTTCTGCCTTCCAGTGGGACCAGCACCCCTGCCCATGGGTGCCCTGCCCTATGGGTGCTGACTCCTCAGAGGGGTCACTTCCTCAAACAGCGAGCTAATGTGAGCTCACACCCGTAGGCCGTGCATCCCACAGCAGCCCACGTGCCCCGCTGAGGGCTTCTCCCTCCGATCAGAGTTCTCCAGCTTCTGCGTCTGTGGCTGAGGGCAACCTCACTCCGGCAGCTCAGATCTTGGGTATTACCTGTTCCTGATGTTTTCCACCTGACGCCTGGCAGCAACAGCTCATGGCAGCTGCAAGGATTTAAGTCCTGTGTGAGTTTTGCTTGGGTGGTGACTACTGCCTTCTCCAGCACAGAGACCCTGGGACGGCCTCAGGAAGAGTCGCTGGATTGTCCTGGGCACCCGCAGCCTTCAGGCCCCACTCCCAACCTTCAGAGAACACTGGTTTATTCTTCTGCTTTGCCTGTAGCTCAGCTATATATTAACTTTCCTGCTTTGCTGATCAGCACTAAGGGCGTGCTCTGCCGGAGGGGAGGGTCTTTCGGTCACACATTTACTCAGCCTGCAATCCACGAGCCCTTGGAGTGTCGTGTCCACCATTCTGAGCTCCTGTTCTGCTGTCACCATTAGTGGGAGGGGACACCCTCTATCCACCAGGGAGACACAAGgacacattcttttttctttttcttaattttttgagacagggtttctctatgtggctttggagcttgtcctggaccTCCTGTGTAGACCTCCTGTGtaggccttaaattcagagatccacctgcctctgcctctcaagtgctgggattaaaggcatgcatcaccaccgcccggcccaaggACTCATTCTTAAACCCAACCAAGAACAACAACCGTGTCCAGGGACTCTGAAATAACCCAAAGACCAAAGCCCTGTGGTCTGGTAAGACAGCGGCACTCTTTAACAGAAGGTCCTGATCCCAGGGAATCAGGCTACATGAGGTTGAATATCTCCAAGCCAGCGACACTGAGCccaggggggaggagagaggtgtcAGCCAGCTCTGGGGGCTGCAGCGGCAGCTTGTACAAAGCTCTGTTGCACATTCAGgaaactcagaggcagaaaagaaactgTAAGGCAAGGTAGGCAGCAGCGCTCCCAGGAGGAAGCAGGGCTCCAGCGGCCAGAAAGAGGTTCTGAGATGGAGATGGAGCCGGGTGATTATGTGGGGAAACAGAGGATTTTCtgtgatttcaaaacaaaacaaaaaaggaaatgacCACCCAAACCACCCAGGCGGCGGTGGTGCAAGCCTTccatcctagtacttgggaggtcaCCCTGgcctatggagtgagttccaggacaccagagttgttacacagagaaaccctgtctcaaaagcaaaacaaaccaacaaacaacctgggagagatggctcagtggtttaagagtgCACAcagctcttacagagaacccaagtttggttcctagcacccacatcagcagctcagaaccacctgtaactccagccccaggcgATCCAATACCCTCTTTGAGGCTTTGTCTGTGACCACCTGCAGACCACCTGCAATTATTCCCATGCCCAGACAccgacacacatgcatacacatatagtaaaatgtaaaacaaacaaaggaaagtgTGTTCCTGTGGGTTGGACCCAGACTGTCCAGAACACTCCCAAGGTGGCTGGACTTTccagaaacaaggaaaataagaGGAAGTCCGACTTGAGGGAGAAAGTGGCCAGGGCCAGCGACGTCTCTACATCTCTACTGTCTCTAAACGACACAGAAGAGTTGTGTCACCCTGGACTCTGTGGATAGTTAGCTGAGGCAGTATGCAGAGGTCTTCCTTACACAACACAGGCAGACAGGACATAGTAGCACTCACAGGAGTGGCTAGCATTCACCGGAGAGCCTGGGTCTTCCCACCGGGGCTGTGTCCCTGTAGTGTTCAAGGGACACAGTCCACCACTGACAGGCAGGTGgaaaatgcagagaaaggaagaagggtaCCGACTGGTCCACCACTCTCAAAGGGCTTCAGCTTCACAGCCTCCCACCCCAGGAGGGAGCTTCCCATGTGGCCTGGGGGAGATTTCTCCATCACCTCCCTAGGCATCGGTCCCCAGTGAGTGTAGGTGCGTCTGGGTCCCCACCCCTGGCCTTGCAGGTCTTTCCAGGATAGCTTTGGCTTTGAGGCACGTCTGCAGTTTCTTTAAGTCTCAGGCCTGATGCCCCTGGTCTGGTCTACTAGGTTCCTTCCCCAGTCTAGTGAAGTCAGGGGTCCCGTTACCCCTTGGCAGACCCCCCAGGCTATCCGGATTTTTTGAGCCACAGCAAGCgacattctgaccaaaagcaagtgtCCAGCACCTTAACCCTGGGCTAAGATCACTCAGAGGGGTGCACCGACTCTTGTGAAAAAGTTTCTGCACACACTTTGCTTGTGGGATGgaactgactgctcctccaggaTGGTATCAGCTCCTATCCCGAGCCCCTCCAGGAGAAGACGGAGCCCAAGCGAACCCCAAAACCAGAGCCCCGACTCCAGGAATGGGCTCTCTACACAGAAGAGGGTCTTCCGGCGGGTTTTCCTAACCGGGCGGGGAAACCACCGGGCTAAAGCCTTTTCCCCAGCTACAAGCAACTTCCTCCTCCGAAGTCCCAGCGCGGACAGAGCAGGGTTCAGGGCGGGGTCGCAAAGCAGGCAGCAGGGCAAGGCCAGCAGCGGCCACCGCCTGCTCTGAGCCCCTGGGCCCCAGCAGCCCGCGCAGGGAGGTCCGCAGCGCCAGCCCGAACCCAGCTTCTCCCGAGGAGCCCCAGGGGTCCTGACCGGCCCTCCGCCCGAAGCCCGCCTCACTCACTCAGGCCAGATGCCAGCGCCTGCTCGTTGGCCCACATGGCCCACTCGATCTGCCCCATGGTGAAGACCCTGAACACGCAGCGGCAGGGTCCGACTCTGCAGCCCACTGCAAGTCTTCACCGATCGGCCCGCCCCCTGCTCAGGCTCCGCCCCTTCGGGCTGTGCCCTGAGGCCTCCTTTGCGCCTTTGTGGGTGGGACAGCCTCCCCCTAGCTGGAATGTGCCCCGCCTACTTAGGTCTCGCCCGTCACTTGTGGCAGTTAGCCCCCCAGCTCCTAGGACCCCTGGAGTAAGTCACTTCAGTGCGCCTGCTCCTTTGCTTATGAAAGGCAGGTCCGGGAAAGGATGAGGCTATTTCCGACCCACTGTGAGCCGGGGCAGGTGTGGCCTGGATCACGTGAttaagtggagggagggggacttgatttgtAAGGCTGGGAAAACCCAGAAAGTCGGGGACAACTGAACACTATTGCTCTGGCCCAGaccagcagtagcagcagcatgTATGCTGGGTATGGCATAGGGTGACAGGGAGGCAGGAGACTGTCACGGGAGGGCACAGTGGCTGGGTTGGCTTGTGGCAGTGGGAGGCAATCCTAGAAGTACCTACTTCAGGCCCCACCTCTCCACTACATAAAGATGGCACTCAATGGCTGGTAGGAACCTGAGCGCTCAGCTGTAGCTCATGGACTTGAGAAAATTGGTTTACAAAGAGAAAGCACgggcaaggcaggcaggcagcagcagcaCACTTTATTCCAGGGGTCATCAGGTCCATTACCTGCACCTTCATGATGTACCCAGACCCACAAGGGACCCCTCCCTGTGGGCTCAACAGCCTCTGCCCTCAAGGGGAGGGGTCACTGgtctttataaagaaatattacaTCCACGGTGCAGCCTGAGTTAGGAGCCCCAGGCTCAGCAGAGACACTGCTCTCTGGCCAGCGTCCTCCAAGCTCAGCTGCTCTCTGAGGCTCTAGGGACTTCTCCAATGGGAGACACAGACTCCCCTTCCCTGAAGAGCTGCTGTCTGGAATACAGGGAGGTCCACAGAGTGTTTCTGCGAGCCCTTCGGAAACTCGCAGGGAACGTGAGGCACTTGATTGGGGACCCCCGCATCCCACCAGCATGGCATTACCATCAAGCACCCCCACAGGCATGGCCAGTCAGCACACCAGCTCCCAGACCCAGTGAGCAACCCTTTCTCCAGCAGCACAAGGGATTGGCATGGAAGAGGTCAGCAGTCCTGCTACGAGGTCAGCGGTCCTGATGTGGCAGGCCATCTTCCAGCAGCACTAGGGATGGGCATGGAGGAGGTCAGCGGTCCTGATGTGGCAGGCCATCTGGGCCCAGCAGATGAGCGTGTGCGTTGCCTAGGACCTGAGGCCCTGGTCCGACCTGGGGGAGGAAATCAGTGTCTAGTCCCTGGCAAGGCGGCAGGTCCTACCCACTGCTCCAGGGACTTCACAAGACCGAGCGACTCTAAAAAAGGATTAGATGAGGGACAGGGTGTCCCTTCCTGATAAATCCACACCAGTTTGTCCATGCAAAGCCACCTGAGCTGCTAGGTGTCCCTTACCCTGGCTGGACCAGATCCTGGCGGGTCTCTGTGGCCCTCAGCACATGGTTGGCATAGAAAGCAGGGATTTAGAGTGAGCTCTCTGAGGGCAGGGTCAGGAGATACAGGGATGCTGGCCTGTTTGTGGGGAACACCCTGAGGGCATTGTCTTGGGAACCTCAACACTTACTTATGCTAGTGATAAAAgtgactgtatttatttatttatttatttatttatttatttatttatttttgagacagggtttctctgtgtatcagtcctggctgtcttggaactcattttgtagaccaggctggcctcgaactcaaagatatctgcctgcctctgcaggcagagtgctgggattaaaggcgtgcgctaccgcCTGGCAAAAGTGACCACTTTTTatctgcctggcttctcttgGTCCCAAGTTACTAACCTTTGCATCCCAAACACCCCCACCCTCCTTCTCTGTGTACAGATTGTCCCTACATGACCACTGAGGGGAAATGAGCAAACCAGGGTCTGGTGATTCTGAGCCATGGCTGATGTTGGCTTCTGCTTCTTGCCCGAGACAGCGGAgggagggagcctgggcaccCACAGCAGATAAGGCAGGGCCTGCCGTGTATTAACTGGGCCTCACCTGAGTGGAAATGATGTACTGGACAGCACCTGGGCTGGGCTCCATAGCCAGCGCAGCTTTCAGCTCATCAGAGAGAAGAGCAGGTGTCACCGGCAGCCCCTTTAGGAACCTGGGCAAAGAAGCAGAAGTGTGTCCATGGGGCCATGCGTGGGAGGCCCAGATGGGTGATTCTTCAGAGAGAAGTGGCCAAGGGTGGGAGGGTTCTTTTAGGCATGATGAGAACACTATGAATTACATCTTTTGCTAAGTGGCACAGGGTAGTCAGACTGGTCCCAGGAGAGAGACCAGGGACCACCTGTACAGGCTCAAACCTGTTCAAGAAGGAAGAAACTGGGGCTTTGTTTCAATCCTATGCTTCAAAACATAAGATACTCATACTTAAGATACTCATCAGAATGTCTGATGCATTTCCTAATAAAACTCAATTCTGGGctaagagatagctcagcggttaactgcactggctattcttccagaggtcctgagttcaatttacAGCAagcacgtggtggctcacagccctccataatgagatctggtgccctcttctggcctgcaggcatacacgcaggcagaacactgcatacataataagtaagtaagtaagtaagtaaataaataaataaataaataaataaatctttaaacaacagcaacaaaaactcaaTTCTAGGCTAAGAagtgacttggtggttaagaacacttgttgctcttgcagaagactggagttagggccccagcacccacatggcagctgacaatcatctgtaattccaattccaggggactgatgccctcttctggcctccagggataCTGCACACATATGGGGTACAGACATTCAGcctaaaaaatttttaaataaaacacaagctgGTCTTTGCTGAGGGAAGGCCCCTGATATGCCAAGACATcaattctctaaaaaaaaaaaaaaaaaaaaaaaaaaaaagagccaccttttttcttttttagataggGCCTCATACTACAgtttaggctggctttgaattcacctCCTGAGCACTCGTATTATAGATGAGGGTCACCATTATAGCTGAAATACCATTTCTTAAGGGGTGGGAATATGGTATTTGTTCACACACCCACAGCCTGTGTGGCTATCAGGAGAGACTTTCAGTGCTGCCATCTGCGTGGCTGAGTCCCTGCAGGAAGCCAGTCAGTGCCTGAGATCTCCTGGTTTAGTACTGTGAGCTCCATGCCCCTAGCAGGCTGTTCTGGGCATCTCCAGGCAGGGAAGAGGGGCACACACTCACTTGTCTCCGTTTGTTGCAGGGGGAAAGCTGTGCCTCACGGCTGCCACGAACTCAGCCACAGTGTCGTCCAGAGTGAAGATCACAGCATTGGGGCCCGCatcaaaggtgtatgccacctgCAACCCAAAAGATCCCCAGCTGTTCACTCAGCACCCTTAGCACTGACCCTCGACCTGCGGGGGACCTAGCGTCTCCCAAGTTGAACTGGGCCCATCTATGCCTCCCAACCAGGGAGTGGTATGAATGAAACACACTCATGTTAGTCACCTCTGCCTGGAGCTCAGGACGAGGCTATGGCCTGTGCGGGTCACACAGCTAATGTATTTTAGGGAAGACACAAAACACAGAACGAACCAGAATTGTACGGTGGAGTTTGTCTGTGCCATGTCTGCCATGATCTGGAGGCCCATCCCGGAGCcactcccagccccacccacttCCATAACCTTTGTCCATGTATACCACGTCCCCCCATCATCGGCTCATGCTCCTAGCACCTGCCCCACAGTCCCTACAAGCTGTCACCTTTGTCTGCCCGTGGTGTGTGTTAAAGCCGTGTACTAGCTGGATGATGCGCCTGGAGGTGTCGTTGAGGTAGGAGATGGGCGGGAAGGTATCGAGGCAGGTGGCGTGAAACTGGTTGCTGTCCTTCATGGTCAGCTGGGCAAAGGCCTGGAAGTCCCGCTCTTGGATGCAGCGGGTCATCTCCTTCATGCGCTCAGGCACAATGGACTCCGCCCGGAACTGCAAGGGGAGCAAGCAGGTGAGTGGGTACAACACTCTCTGCCAGCGAATCTGGGCACAGGACCTCCAGAGTCATCCCCCCACCAGGAGAGCCCCATCTTGAGCAGCACACTTCACCCTCCCCAGCAAGCAGGGCTTTGGTCTCTGCCCTCCCCAGCAGGCCCTGGTTTGAGCAGGGCTCTGGTCCCTGCCCTCCCCAGCAGGCCCTGGTNNNNNNNNNNNNNNNNNNNNNNNNNNNNNNNNNNNNNNNNNNNNNNNNNNNNNNNNNNNNNNNNNNNNNNNNNNNNNNNNNNNNNNNNNNNNNNNNNNNNNNNNNNNNNNNNNNNNNNNNNNNNNNNNNNNNNNNTCCACCCCAGCGGGCCCTGGTCCCTGCCCTCCCCAGCGGGCCCTGGTTTGAGCAGGGCTCTGGTCCCTGCCCTCCCCAGCAGGCCCTGGTCCCTGCCCGCCCCAGCGGGCCCTGGTCCCTGCCCGCCCCAGTGGGCCCTACCTTGAGCAGGGTACTGGTCTCCACGCTGGTCTGCATGCCCACTGTGCTGCCCGTCTGCTTCTTCTGGGCACTCACCTGAATGAGAGATGGCACTGGGCCTGGGCCACAGGGGACCCACAGCACAAGCCCTGCCCTCTGCTAAACCAACCCTTGGCTCCTGGTCAGGGAAGAGTGATGTGGGTCTGGATCTAGTCACATCATGGGAAGGGGCACAGCTCTGCCATGTGCGAGCCAGCTCGGATCCTTCCACTAGCAGCCTTGGTCTGTTCCCCAGCCCCTGCTAGCCTAGGATCCTGGTGAACCCCAGATAGAtaacagttctttctttcttagcccaGCCCTGGCTAAACAGCCATTCTCCCACTGGTTGCATGCCCATCCACTTACCACAAGGATAAGGATTCGGAGTTGGGGCCAGTGCCACTCTGGGG carries:
- the Mvd gene encoding diphosphomevalonate decarboxylase, producing MASEKPQDLVVTCTAPVNIAVIKYWGKRDEALILPINSSLSVTLHQDQLKTVTTAAISKDFPEDRIWLNGQEEDVGQPRLQACLREIRRLARKRWSTGDGDALPLSLNYKVHVASENNFPTAAGLASSAAGYACLAYTLAQVYGVEGDLSEVARRGSGSACRSLYGGFVEWQMGEQSDGKDSVARQIAPEWHWPQLRILILVVSAQKKQTGSTVGMQTSVETSTLLKFRAESIVPERMKEMTRCIQERDFQAFAQLTMKDSNQFHATCLDTFPPISYLNDTSRRIIQLVHGFNTHHGQTKVAYTFDAGPNAVIFTLDDTVAEFVAAVRHSFPPATNGDKFLKGLPVTPALLSDELKAALAMEPSPGAVQYIISTQVGPGPQVLGNAHAHLLGPDGLPHQDR